The sequence GTTATTTTGAATGAGATTAAGAGTGGCTTAGAGCTGATCCCAGATCTGTAGGCCTGCTCTTGGATACTTAATAACTAAGTCTTGTATAAGTAGACCTACTTAAGTATCCTCTACTTGCTAAGGCTGTTACTTGTATCAAGCTGATGGGATAGCTTCGGGAGAAATGGCAGAACAGAGATAACCTCTAGTAATAAAATAGTATATCCATGGTAGAAATAGGATTTTGGACATTTTGGAAATCTAGAAACTTAAAGTAATAGAACGATTGTCCTTTTTCTGAACAGAGCTGATTTTGATGTGGCAGCTATTTTTTCACAGTTCAATGAGTGCACAGTGAATATGTGAAATATAGAGATAAGAAAACCGAAAGAGAACTTGGTAGTGCTCTTATAGAAGCGGGAAATCAGACACAATCCCGATAATGGGAAATAGTCCCCCAAGAACGTTTTATGCTGAGTCACAGTTGTAGATAAGCCAGAATATATTATGACCTGATTATTATGACCTGAATTGAATCAGTGAAATGAGGGATTGGATGAGATATGGAGTGTGTTTGGTTATGACTTTGCTGCATCCTGTTGGCCCAGGAGATCGACAGGCCTTGGAGGTAGAGGAGAGCCTGGAGGAAAAGCCATGTACTATTGTAAACTGGAGCTCTGGACGAGGCCCGcccaacaacacaacaaaagcCAACGGCCATTTCAAGAGAAGGCGAGTCGAATTCCCTGGTGAGTGCGTTtttgtttctcctcctctgtgtttgTCTCGATCATGATGTAAGGTTTTCATTGTCACCTCCCTACTAAATGACATTCCGGGGGAGTTCCGGTAGCTTACTGGGCAAATAATGCCAAACCAggggcctgggttcaaatccaacTGAGGCtatttcctgcatgtcttcccccctctctctcttcctgctttcCTGTCTCATTTCAACTGTTCTacacctaaatatagctgcaaaaaGGCCCAGAACATATCTTAACAAAAAGATTCTAACCACAATATCACTTTTGACCTTCTCTAGACGAGACCCTGGGGTTCTGGAGGGGCGTGTCAGATATAGGCCTGATGGGGGATGTTCTGTCCAGCATTCGCACAGAGCTGTTGTCCACGCTCAGAGGAGTGGAGGTCCGCAGCGACGAGGCCAGTCTGCTGGAGGCCGGTGAGCCCTCCCAACTGCCATGACGGGGGAAACCATGAGAAACAGCTGTTATACGTCCACCGGATGTGTTCGAATCTCATCCTTGAATAAATATCCGCATTGAACACCTTCAGAACTCGATTAGAGATCATCTATTTCAGGGAAACACATGCATGTTGGACTGCATACAAATGAATGTAGTCAGTACATAGAAGTGTTTTAAATGTTACGTTGAGTAGTTTCCTTGGCTTTTTTCGTTTTCACCCAGTCATTGTACTTCCTGTTTTGGTTTTTCAGATGGCCAGGTTCTGAACTCTCTGTGTGAGATGTTTGGTCTGCTGGACACAGTTAGGAAAGCTCTTGATCAGAGGCGTAGCCAGACAGATGAGAATCAGCAGCTGGCTCACAGCCCACTATACGGTGAGAGGACAGGAACAGGTTGACGGTAGACATCCAAGAACATACCAGGAACCAGGAACGTGTATTTGCCAAGTCAGCTGACATAGAATCACGTAGACACAAGTAGACATTCCCTCAGCACTGGCTTCACTACCACATCTGTCAGGCTTACTGTGTTTACTTTTGTTAGCCTCTTACTTTGATTGTGATAGTGCAGGGGTATAGTGTGGCCATTTTTGGGGCACTGTAGTTAGGTCTATAAACCCATTTAAGTCATGTGATGGTGGTAAAATCCCGGACCCAGCTGCATCTTCTCTATCTTACCCCCAGGGCTGGAAGACAGGTTTGAGGACCAGAGAAGACAGGGTCAGGATGGACTTCATCCACCCCATGCAGGTTGCTCCTTCAGGCCTGCATCCTCCAAGCGCCCACGTCTACACCGGACCTCGTCATCCACCACCCAGACAAGGATCCAGACCGTCCTATCCCCCATCACCACTTCCCCGACGGGCCAGATTGTCTCCGTCGCTGGCCTACCGGTAGCCACCCTTGCCCAGCTCCCCACTGGCTCTCAGCACTTTACCCACCACGCCATCTCCCTAGCCAGccagcagggcagggagggaacCTTCCATGCAGGCCTCAAAGGGACTCTGTTCAGCCCAGCCACAGAGTCAGGCGTGGGGGTCCTCAGTCAGCCGGAGAGtcaggagaaggagcagcacAGGGGGACGAATAAGGACAGGTCCTGGATAAAGGCTGAGAGCATCCGGGGAACTGTCGTGGCGCGGAAGAAGGACTCTCACCTcaggagagaagaacagaggggGGCCGAGGACAGTGTGGCCGAGGACAGTGGGGCCGAGGACAGAGGGGCCGAGGACAGAGGGGCCGAGGACAAGATGTTGAGAGAAAAGTCGTGTGATGTGGAGGTTGTGCTCGTTGAGGAAGAGCCAACGAAAGAACGTGACGTCAAGTGAGAGGACTGAATCACTGAGATatgtgggagaggggtggagagagggagaggggtggagagagggagagggggggagagagaaagggagaggggtggagagagggagaggggggaggtagagagggagaagggtagAGAGGAAAATTGAAACTGCTCTCTACTGTGTAATTGCATAATATTAATATTTCTCAGACTGATTTACTACAACCTTGAAGATCAAAGCCATTCAGACATTTTGCAGTTCACTACGGTGTGTCGCCTGCACAATTGCAGTAGAGCTGTTCTATCTAATGTAAGATTTGAAATGAAACCTGCTGgctgtttttgtattttctttttgtcaGTCCGAGTTCTGTTATTACAGGTAAATTGGAAGAGATCATGTCTACAGGATGTTGATACGAACTGGGTTATGTGGAAATTACTCATGAGGCCCATCCAAGGTGTACAGCATATGTCAACAAAATGTTTCATCTACAAATATAATTGCAGTTTTGTTCTCATTAATTCCTAAATGAACTTAATAGCAAACAGTTGCTTCCAAATGTATGCTGTCACAtatttaattgttttattttggatACAGCTCTAGTCCCTGTCTATTTTGAGTGAGCGACTTGTCAATCCATCCTTTCC comes from Hypomesus transpacificus isolate Combined female chromosome 2, fHypTra1, whole genome shotgun sequence and encodes:
- the LOC124482761 gene encoding glucocorticoid modulatory element-binding protein 1-like isoform X2, translated to MAGTEVTVTPGGVVRVKEEEEEEGVASDSHRRRVILHLQPILQGAKEDNAETRTTVLAIETHHEESGTDGEEVEYGYPITCGDSRGVLLFKKFVCPGINVRCVKFNDQLISPKQFVHLAGKATLKDWKRAIRLGGVMLRKMMDSGQIDFYQHEIVCTNTCRSTKFDLLVNNTRIPPGSALQIAPTPSPLPGDRQALEVEESLEEKPCTIVNWSSGRGPPNNTTKANGHFKRRRVEFPDETLGFWRGVSDIGLMGDVLSSIRTELLSTLRGVEVRSDEASLLEADGQVLNSLCEMFGLLDTVRKALDQRRSQTDENQQLAHSPLYGLEDRFEDQRRQGQDGLHPPHAGCSFRPASSKRPRLHRTSSSTTQTRIQTVLSPITTSPTGQIVSVAGLPVATLAQLPTGSQHFTHHAISLASQQGREGTFHAGLKGTLFSPATESGVGVLSQPESQEKEQHRGTNKDRSWIKAESIRGTVVARKKDSHLRREEQRGAEDSVAEDSGAEDRGAEDRGAEDKMLREKSCDVEVVLVEEEPTKERDVK
- the LOC124482761 gene encoding glucocorticoid modulatory element-binding protein 1-like isoform X1, encoding MLWKLSTSEGCVILSSKTGAVMAGTEVTVTPGGVVRVKEEEEEEGVASDSHRRRVILHLQPILQGAKEDNAETRTTVLAIETHHEESGTDGEEVEYGYPITCGDSRGVLLFKKFVCPGINVRCVKFNDQLISPKQFVHLAGKATLKDWKRAIRLGGVMLRKMMDSGQIDFYQHEIVCTNTCRSTKFDLLVNNTRIPPGSALQIAPTPSPLPGDRQALEVEESLEEKPCTIVNWSSGRGPPNNTTKANGHFKRRRVEFPDETLGFWRGVSDIGLMGDVLSSIRTELLSTLRGVEVRSDEASLLEADGQVLNSLCEMFGLLDTVRKALDQRRSQTDENQQLAHSPLYGLEDRFEDQRRQGQDGLHPPHAGCSFRPASSKRPRLHRTSSSTTQTRIQTVLSPITTSPTGQIVSVAGLPVATLAQLPTGSQHFTHHAISLASQQGREGTFHAGLKGTLFSPATESGVGVLSQPESQEKEQHRGTNKDRSWIKAESIRGTVVARKKDSHLRREEQRGAEDSVAEDSGAEDRGAEDRGAEDKMLREKSCDVEVVLVEEEPTKERDVK
- the LOC124482761 gene encoding glucocorticoid modulatory element-binding protein 1-like isoform X3 — its product is MLWKLSTSEGCVILSSKTGAVMAGTEVTVTPGGVVRVKEEEEEEGVASDSHRRRVILHLQPILQGAKEDNAETRTTVLAIETHHEESGTDGEEVEYGYPITCGDSRGVLLFKKFVCPGINVRCVKFNDQLISPKQFVHLAGKATLKDWKRAIRLGGVMLRKMMDSGQIDFYQHEIVCTNTCRSTKFDLLVNNTRIPPGSALQIAPTPSPLPGDRQALEVEESLEEKPCTIVNWSSGRGPPNNTTKANGHFKRRRVEFPDETLGFWRGVSDIGLMGDVLSSIRTELLSTLRGVEVRSDEASLLEAGLEDRFEDQRRQGQDGLHPPHAGCSFRPASSKRPRLHRTSSSTTQTRIQTVLSPITTSPTGQIVSVAGLPVATLAQLPTGSQHFTHHAISLASQQGREGTFHAGLKGTLFSPATESGVGVLSQPESQEKEQHRGTNKDRSWIKAESIRGTVVARKKDSHLRREEQRGAEDSVAEDSGAEDRGAEDRGAEDKMLREKSCDVEVVLVEEEPTKERDVK